A region of the Stegostoma tigrinum isolate sSteTig4 chromosome 5, sSteTig4.hap1, whole genome shotgun sequence genome:
CCAATTTTTGCATTGGTTTTTACCTACTTGTCACCCTGAAAATTCAGGAAATTGAATATTAATCAGGTTGATCCCATTCAAAGTACAACAagaaaaattacaacatttaaaaggaatctagatGGGTATGTgtataggaaggggttagaggaatatgagccacatgctggcaaatgggactagatcagattggggtGTCTGATCAGTGCAGACAAAGTcaaccaaaggacctgtttctctCGTATGAATCTATAAAACACTTTTGGTTCTAACTCATCACAGAATGGTTGCAGCACAGAATGAGACCAGTCAGCTTGTCCTTGCCTGCTCTCTGCAAGACTATCTTCCATGCATATCTGTAAGAAAATTGAAAGATAATCTTCATAGAAGTTCTCAACATCAGGGCTTGTACAGGATGGAAGTGGCTTCCACTGGCAGTGGAGTCAATTACTAAAGGAACTGTTCTTCAGATTAGAACAAAAACCAGTGGCAGCCTGAAGTTTTTTATATTATATCAGAAATGGGTGGAATTTGGAATTTGTCAAGCTTAGCACGCAAATTCTCCGGATGTCCAAGTGAATGAGtccaaattccaccacagcagcaAGATGAATTGGATCCACTAATTTACAAACGAAAAATCATCTCAATCGTGAAACCctttaacccttcctattcattgaatctccaaggaagaaaatctgccctTGCCTCATCTCATGGCCCCAGGTATATATTTGCcctgtgaaatggcctagcaattATGCAATTGGAGATGGCATGGGGCAAATGGAACAGGCAGTAAATTCTGACCTTAACGGCAATACGTTTATCCCAAGAGTAAAGTTTTTAAGCTCAGGTTTTCTGCTTATCTTTTGTGACTTGTAACCGTTGAGTATATTTAGTGTACTAGTTGACAATGGCTGCTTAAGCCACAGTTGGTTTCAACATATTACTTACATTGCCCAGTTACTGTTAAATTTAGTCTGTTTGCATAAGATTGCCTCTGATAGTTTTAAGGCTTCAGATTGATCCATTTGTGTTCTTCATATCAACCTCCTCGCTGACTGGAGGATCACATTGATGCAATTAGGCCATTGTGGTAATGGTCAGGTTTCCTTATTTCATTCATAAACTGAATTACAAGTCACCAGATGAATGTACTTAATGATGTAAAACGTTTTTTTTGTCCTCATGCTCATTTCCATGTTTGGAGAGCTTTGTTTTGCATTGGGCCAGTTGGCTGTTGTCATAGTTGATCTTGACTTAGTTAAAATGCAAGATTGTAATGATACTGTTTTAATGGTGAATTATATTTATTTCAGGAAGTCGGAGATTGAGTATTATGCTATGTTAGCCAAGACTGGAGTGCACCATTACAGTGGCAATAACATTGAACTAGGTACAGCTTGTGGTAAATACTACAGAGTGTGTACACTGGCAATCATTGATCCTGGTAAGTTCTTCTGAAAGTATACCACCTTTGGGTGTGAGTCACTGCCAAAGTGCATTGAGAGTAAAGCATGTTGGATTTTTCTTGTCGCAAGAGAAAGATGGCATAATGTACCTTTCATTATGTTTGTGCTTTAATTGTTAGTGGAAGTGGAAATGGTGTTTGAATGTTGATTGCTATATATTGTGTACTTTagagatggaaagggataggatataccacagggcaagagctatagctgggggaaaggcagttATGAAGTGttcaggcaagatttaggatgcataggatggagaaggaaactacAGGGGTTGGGCACAAATGAAATGTGGAGTCtattcaaggaacagctaatgcATGTTCTTGATAAGCATGTACCTTTCAGGTAGGGAGAACgtggtcaagcgagggaaccgtggtttactggagaagttgaaactcttgtcaagaggaagagggaggcttatgtaaagatgaggcatgaaggctcagttcgggTGCTTGAGAATTATAAGTTAATCAGGAAGGactctaaagagagagctaagaggagccaggagggggcatgaaaagtctttggcaggtaggatcaagtaACAcactaaagctttctataggtatgtcaggaacaaaagaattactagagtaagattagggccaattaAGAACAGTAGTGGGAAGCTATGCATGGagcctgaagagataggagaggcgctaaatgaatatttctcatctgtcttTTTTGTGTGTGACTAcgatgttgtcaaggagaatactgagatacagccttttagactagacgggattgagactcacaaggaagaggtgttagcaattccggaaggtgtgaaaatagataagtaccctgggccggatgggatgtatcctaggattctctgggaagctagggaggagattgcagagcctttggctttgatctttgttatcattatcttcaggaatagtaCCAGAAGACTAGAGCATAGTGAATGTTGTCCccttcaagaaggggaggagggatgATTCTGGTAAttgtcatgggattgagggtgaatTAGCGGTTTGGACCAAAAATTGGCtggttgaaagaagacagaaggtggtggttgatgggaaatgttcatcctggagtgcGGTTACTGGTGGTGTAacacaaggatttgttttggggtcacagctgtttgtcatttttataaatgacctggatgagggcgtagaaggatgggttagtaaatttgcagatgacactaaagtcactggagttgtggatagtgcggaaggatgttgcaggttacagaggggcatagataagctgcagagatgggctgagaggtgccaaatggagtttaatgcagaaaagtgtgaggtgattcattttggaaggagtaacaggaatacagagtactgggctaatggtaagattgttggtagtgtggatgagcagagagacctcgatGTCCACGTACATACGtcccttaaagttgccacccagattgacagtgtggttaagaaggtgtacagtgtgttaggttttattagtagagggattgagtgttggagccatgaggtcatgttgcagctgtacaaaactctggtgtggccgtacttggagtattgcatacagttctggtcaccgcattgcaggaaggatgtggcagcactggaaagggtgcagggcagatttaccagaatgttgcttggtatggagggaaagtcttatgaggaaaggctgagggacttcaggctgtttttgttagaaagaAGGTTTAAGAGGTGAcataattgagacatacaagatgatcagaggatttgatagggtggacagtgagagcctttttcctcggatggagatggctagcacgagggggatAGCTTTAATTTAAGAGGTGatcgatataggacagatgtcagaggtagattctttattcagagtagtaagggcttggaatgccctgcctgcaacagtagcagactcgcgaagtttaaatggtcattggataaacatatatgaataataatggaatagtgtaggttagatgggcttcagtttggtttcacaggtcggcgcaacatcaagggccaaaggccctgtactgcgctgtaatgctctGTTTCTATGTGTACctgcagtgagagtgtgagtggtACACCAGCTTGCATTCTTAGCCACTAATAATACTTAAGTATCTGCAACAATTTACTTCTAATGCGAATATTCTCGCTGTCTTGATTTTTGTTTCCAATCAAGTCAGGCTAGACATTCGCTAGATTAATGCTGTGCTTATTGTCCACAAGCCTATTTCATCAAGTCCTGTGGTAATATTGGCCAGCGACAGCTTTTACATTCTGTAATGTTCCTGTCGTGTCTCAGCTGTGGCAGGGTTTTTGTTCTGAGTGGTATGCGATAGCACAGTTTAAATTATAACCAGAGAGTATAGTAATTTACATCATTGACATTGCTTTGAACAGTGCTTTGATTTGGCCATGATATCTGCAAGTGCCTGTTGTCATGGTTTCTGTGTCTGAGATTGTGAATCTTCAGTTCTTAGAAGAGCACCCTTCTCCATTCTTGTGCTTGGTGAAATGCAAGAAGTACCTATACGCCCGTATTCTCACGGGGCCGACATGCATTTCGTAGGGACAAGTATTCTGAGATGCACTCTGGGTGAACCTGGAGAGATGGCCTCTATTGGTTCAAAAAATTGTCACCACATCCTTGAAAGCgcttagggatagacaataaatgctgaatgtCGACCACGCTCTCCTACCAGTTGTATCCCGGTGATGGCTGTTAAATGGAAATTCTTCATAACTAACTTTGCTCTGCCTATGTTTGGAGACCAATATTTGCTGCCATCTTTGATTAATGGAACATACCCTTAGATCCATCTACTCTTATTTTGCGTAATTCCTAGTAACATATTGTTTGCCTTAAACTTAATTGGCCTTGTGTCCAGACCTAGTACACCAGCATATGTCTCCTTGAAACTTATCACTTGATTTCTCAATTCACAATCCTACGAAGTATgtcaattgttcattttaaatttgtgccctgCACTTCCAAGTTTGTCATTAATTTAGTCATTAATCAAATAAAAGCAGTGTCCTGTTACCAAGCCTACTACATACCTTCCTCAAATCCATAAAGCAATTCACTtccccttcctcagaaatggtaagaactgctgatgctggagtcatataagtgttgggctggaggaacacagcaggccaggcagcatcagaggagcaggaaaattgacatttcgggttgggacccttctgcgttgtctgaagaagtgtcctgacctgaaatgtcaactttcctgctcccctgatgctgcctggcctgctgtgttcctccagctccacatttaccaCTTACCCTTCCTATCGATTTTTGTTTGCATATTGACACCATTTCTTTTTACACCCTGCAGTTGAACACTGTCGATAAGCTTTTACTCAACTGTCACATAACAGGCCTATGAAAATGTGTAAAGGTTGACTTCATTTGGCTGGCTGTGAAAGATAATAGTATAGTCCTCCATAATTAAGCAGTGAAATTTGCTTTGACTAAACTGAAATAACTTTTCTTTTCAGGTGATTCTGACATCATCAGGAGCATGCCAGAACAAATCAGTGAGAAGTAAACTTTGCTTCAACTCTGAAATGTTTTACAAATAAAGTTATTCTGTTAAAAAGCCActtgttttagttttaatttaaatGCCCGGCATAACACTTCGGTTGTTAACAAGTTAATTTATCAATTTGGACATGTAATCATGTTATTCTGTAATATAAAAGTTGTATAGAATATTTAAGTTGGGGATTGATCTGCTTTTAATGGTAACTTGAATGGTAAATAGAGAATGGTAAACAGTGGGCCTTACTACTAAAGTGAGTTGATTTAAGAGTGAAATCAGGAAACAGTTGATATAatgatggaaatctggaacaagtACATTCCCCTAGACTGAATTTCCAATTGATTCAGGTTTTTCTTGAGATTGTTTAGGTGACAGTAAATGGGAGTATAGTCTTGAGGTCCAAATCAACAGGAATCCAGCAGAATGCCCTTGGAAATTGTTCCTACAATGGGAATGGACAATAGATGTTGTCTTAGCCAGTTGCCCCATCCAATGAGCAAATTTGTAAGTCTGGGAGGATTTAAATCTGTTCCTAAGAATCATGTTTGGTACTGTActtaactttgttttaaaaaaagcagtttAGTTGCTAATGTTGCACGACAGGTTTTTGTTTCCCTTCCAACAGTGGTCATGTTTTCTTGCTGCATTGCATTGAGGGAAGTTTAAGATTTAAACTGTAACCAGCATGAACATTGAGTAATTGCTATAATCTGTCAGTGTGTTTGCCCTAACATCAATCATTGCCCAGCAAAATGTGTATTGTTAAAATTGGCAAGAATTGTTAGTAGCAACAGTAGGCTTAATATTTGATAGCTTGGGTGACTGATCTTGATCATTAATTGGCATTTGGCAGAGGTTGGAAATGTTTGTAATATCTTGCTGACTACAATTGGGTTTATTCAGTTCCATTTAGAATTGTATTTACACAGATTCTATCCCCATAACCATATTTGCAGAATTCCTGTAGATCTGGTATATTTTTCAATTATACAAGCTTGCTCACCACCTTTGAAACTGACTTTAATGAGGATTTGAAGTGTGATGCAGCTTTTTGGACAAGTTGTTGCCAATCTGAGTGATTGGTACCATGCTCCTGCCAGCATTTGGGTCAGTGCTGCTGCATTTCAAGGAAAGATTGAGTGTCTGAAGTTTTCTTTGATTTTGGAACATTGGCCATTTGATTGTTGTGAAAATAAGGCAGGAAGACAACTTTCAAGCTTGGTGGTCCTGATTTCTGAAAGGACCATTAGTGTTTGTACAGGGTCCCATGGAtcaggaggttatgttggaggCACTGCTAATGAAATTTATTTGCTGAATCACAGTCTAGGTCTCCCCGTAGCGCAGGAATGTAGTAGTGACAATACCAGATCACTCTTTTTAAGACTCCTGTTGGTTTAAGGAGGCCTTGTAGAAGAGGTGACTGCCATGGTATGGAAGTGCTTTTGGGCTTTGAAAGTTTTGGCTGACCAGGTTGAAATGAGTTTTATTTTGCAGCATTTAAGGTCCAGCTGAGTATTTGGTATTTAACTGTGGTTtgttacttgttttttttaacctcatGGTGACTCTGGATATGAGAATAAATTGTTTGGAGATAGTACTACTGAGCTGACATTTTATACATATGACCGTATAAATTAGGAGTTGGAGTAGGCTAGTCAGCCTCTGCACTGGTAAATCTTTTCACAAAGATTTTTATTCAGTTTGCTAACCTGCATCATACTctggagtagtgaattccacagattcacagctaTTTGAGTGAAGTAATTCCAATTTGTTTCTTAAATCTGCCACCCCCTAGCCTAAAACTATTAAAGAATCTCTTGTTCTTTGACTGCTGAGCCTCTGTTGCACTCCCACTGTGGCAAATATAAATTCTCATCTAAGGAGGAATATACATGCTCTTGATACTTAATGCAAGATCTCACTAAAGCTTTATAtatctgcagcaagacatcttttcTCCTGTGTGCTCATTCCTTTGCTGTGAagaccaacatatcatttgcttgCTGCTCCTGAATACTAAAATTTAGTAACTCTTAGAAAGAAACACTCAGATCTGTTTGGACACGTACACTTGCCCCACATTCACCATTTAATACAAAtgctttttttctctctatcAAAGTTAGTGAGAAGTTATTcatattacattccatctgccatacaCCAGGCCAATCAATAAGCTTGTCCCATATCTGTTGAAATCTTCCTCACTATGTCTCTCCACCCAGTTTGGTGTTATCGACAAATCTGGTAATATTTTAATCGGTTCCCATGTCCAAAGCAATTATATAGATTGTGAACATCTGAGGTGCAAACAAGTATGTCCGCTGGTGAAAATTGGTTTATTCCTGCTATTAGTCTATCAATCATAACTCAATCCATACACTCATATTTCCCCATTCCTATGCTAATTTTATTTGGTAGCCTACTGTCAGACCCCATCAATAGCCTTCTGAAAATGCAAATTAACAAATCCATTAGTTCTCCTCTAACTTCATTAAAGTaatatcctcaaaaaaactcttattctgtcaaacatgatttccattAAATCCATGTCTGTCCAATTTTAGATTGGATTAcccacagtttggaaacaggccattcagccgaacAGGTcctcactgccccttgaagcaccccatccagacccatccccctatatcccacacacccctaaagactatggccaatccacctaacctgcacgtctttggactgtgggaggaaacaggagcacccggaagaaacccacacagacacggggagaatgtgcaaactccacacagacagtcacccgaggctgggattgaaaccaggtccctgatgctgtaatgctaaccactgagccactgtgccgctccaGAAAAGAATTTTAGTATTCTTTTCCAAGAgtttgctggaaatcaaacaaaaaagaaattgctggcagaactcactggacctgaaacattaactctgccttctcacTCTAAATGCCAGACCGGCtcagtttttacagcaattcctgttttgtaACCTGATGCCTAGTTGGCTGCTCATTATACTACTCCAGAAACCCTTTTCGTACACAAACCAGGAATTCATCTAATAAGTACCACAATTTGGTATCTTAAACAATTCCCTCCATTGTTTGCTGCCACTTGCTTTTAAGCTCATTTAAACTGAATCTGCATCTACTTGTCATTCTATATGCACTGATATTAGAATTATAGTATAATTTTGATAGAAGTTGGTTATTTGGAGCCCTTCATTCAAAATGTTTTGGAAACCTTGAaaatttaaatggtaaaaatcagatttggaaggtgctactcTGTCTTAGATTTATTGTAACTGATTCATAGTGTTGCTGTTTTTATCTTAAATGGGCAGAAGAAATATAGTGTGTTTCAAAATGATCTGTTGACAAGGTTTCTTCGTGGGGCtaataaaagatgaaaaatgGAAAAACACAAACTTACACATTTGGTTAactcctgtttttatttgtttttacatTCAACTAGTGGGAAGGACAATTAAAAGAATAGCTTTCTGCAGCAAAACACAAACAGCCTGAATTATTTTTGTGACAATCCTAGCAATATCCAATAAGTATGCATGTTTCAATGATGC
Encoded here:
- the rpl30 gene encoding 60S ribosomal protein L30, giving the protein MVAAKKTKKSLESINSRLQLVMKSGKYVLGYKQTLKMIRQGKAKLVILANNCPALRKSEIEYYAMLAKTGVHHYSGNNIELGTACGKYYRVCTLAIIDPGDSDIIRSMPEQISEK